From one Mustela nigripes isolate SB6536 chromosome 16, MUSNIG.SB6536, whole genome shotgun sequence genomic stretch:
- the KCNJ16 gene encoding inward rectifier potassium channel 16, with product MSYYGSSYPIVNVDPKYPGYAQEHILAEKRRARRRLLHKDGSCNVYFKHIFGEWGSYVVDIFTTLVDTKWRHMFVIFSLSYILSWLIFGSIFWLIAFHHGDLLNDPDITPCVDNVHSFTGAFLFSLETQTTIGYGYRCVTEECSVAVLMVILQSILSCIINTFIIGAALAKMATARKRAQTIRFSYFALIGMRDGKLCLMWRIGDFRPNHVVEGTVRAQLLRYTEDSEGRMTMAFKDLKLVNDQIILVTPVTIVHEIDHESPLYALDRKAVAKDNFEILVTFIYTGDSTGTSHQSRSSYVPREILWGHRFNDVLEVKRKYYKVNCLQFEGSVEVYAPFCSAKQLDWKDQQLHNMDKAPPVRGSGTSDTTVRRRSFSAVAIVSSCENPEETITSAVDECKEAPYQKAVLTLNRISVESQM from the coding sequence aTGAGCTATTACGGCAGCAGCTACCCGATTGTAAACGTGGACCCCAAATACCCAGGCTATGCCCAAGAGCACATCCTAGCTGAGAAGAGAAGAGCCAGAAGACGTCTGCTCCACAAAGATGGTAGCTGCAACGTGTACTTTAAGCACATTTTTGGAGAATGGGGGAGCTACGTGGTTGACATTTTCACTACTCTTGTAGACACCAAGTGGCGCCATatgtttgtaatattttctttatcttatatTCTCTCCTGGTTGATATTTGGCTCTATCTTTTGGCTAATTGCCTTTCATCATGGCGATCTGTTAAATGATCCGGACATCACGCCTTGCGTTGACAACGTCCATTCCTTTACAGGGGCGTTTTTATTCTCCCTTGAGACCCAGACCACCATAGGTTACGGTTACCGCTGTGTCACCGAAGAATGCTCGGTGGCAGTGCTCATGGTGATTCTTCAATCCATCCTGAGCTGCATCATAAACACCTTCATCATCGGAGCCGCCTTGGCCAAAATGGCGACTGCTCGAAAGAGAGCCCAAACCATTCGGTTTAGCTATTTTGCCCTCATAGGCATGAGGGATGGGAAGCTTTGCCTCATGTGGCGCATTGGTGATTTCCGGCCAAACCATGTGGTGGAAGGCACAGTGAGAGCCCAACTTCTCCGCTACACAGAAGACAGCGAGGGACGAATGACCATGGCATTCAAAGACCTAAAGCTGGTCAACGACCAGATCATCCTTGTCACGCCCGTAACTATTGTTCATGAAATTGACCACGAGAGCCCTCTGTATGCCCTTGACCGAAAAGCGGTGGCCAAAGATAACTTTGAGATTTTGGTGACATTCATCTACACTGGTGATTCCACGGGCACTTCCCACCAATCCAGAAGTTCCTATGTTCCGCGAGAAATTCTCTGGGGCCATAGGTTTAATGACGTCCTGGAAGTGAAGAGAAAGTACTACAAAGTGAACTGCTTACAGTTTGAGGGGAGCGTTGAGGTATATGCTCCCTTTTGCAGTGCCAAACAGCTAGACTGGAAAGACCAGCAGCTCCACAACATGGACAAAGCCCCCCCGGTCCGAGGATCTGGCACGTCAGACACCACGGTCAGAAGAAGGTCGTTTAGTGCCGTTGCCATTGTCAGCAGTTGTGAGAACCCAGAGGAGACCATCACCTCCGCCGTGGATGAGTGTAAGGAAGCACCTTATCAGAAAGCTGTCTTGACTTTAAATAGAATTTCTGTAGAATCCCAAATGTAG